A stretch of the Sphingobacterium thalpophilum genome encodes the following:
- a CDS encoding efflux RND transporter periplasmic adaptor subunit: protein MKKKTLSIFYVSLLICSASAIQVSCSSSSSKENNKEKPVALPIYTVKKSDATTIKDYLGTIEGKVNVEVRPQVEGLLQEIYVDEGSFVQKGQKLFKVDPSTYQENLNNMIATEQVARAKLKNAQLEVDRLKPLVENDVISDVKLASAKSDYQVAKATLDQAIAAVRSAQISKDFTIITAPVSGYIGRIPKRIGNLVSKGDKEPLTYLSDIQEVYVYFSMNESDFLYFSKAQAKKDSLEGKKYNQNHKLVFPEVTLVLADGEEYPKKGVVDAVNGQINRTTGAISLRATFPNQDNILRSGSSGTLKIAEVKKDVLQVPQIAINELQDKTYVYVLDQNNKAQRRNVQLSGKSKGNYIVYAGLEENDRVITSGFDKLTDGSPVTPISQN, encoded by the coding sequence GTGAAGAAAAAAACATTATCTATTTTCTATGTATCCCTATTGATTTGTTCAGCCTCAGCCATACAGGTAAGTTGTTCTTCCAGTTCATCTAAAGAAAATAACAAAGAAAAGCCCGTTGCATTGCCTATTTACACGGTTAAAAAATCAGATGCAACAACGATCAAAGACTATTTGGGCACCATTGAAGGAAAAGTCAATGTGGAAGTACGGCCACAGGTTGAAGGCCTGCTTCAGGAAATTTATGTTGATGAAGGCTCCTTTGTACAAAAGGGACAGAAGCTATTTAAGGTGGACCCGTCCACCTATCAGGAAAATCTCAACAATATGATTGCGACCGAGCAGGTGGCCCGCGCCAAACTGAAGAATGCCCAGCTGGAGGTGGACAGATTAAAGCCTCTGGTGGAGAACGACGTCATCTCCGACGTAAAATTAGCTTCTGCAAAGTCAGATTATCAGGTTGCCAAGGCCACGCTTGATCAGGCTATTGCCGCTGTACGCTCCGCTCAGATCAGCAAAGATTTTACCATCATCACAGCGCCGGTAAGTGGCTATATCGGCCGCATTCCCAAACGGATCGGCAACCTGGTATCCAAAGGTGACAAGGAGCCGCTTACTTATCTTTCAGATATTCAGGAGGTCTATGTTTATTTCTCCATGAATGAGTCAGACTTTCTGTACTTCTCCAAAGCGCAGGCAAAGAAAGACAGTCTCGAAGGCAAAAAATACAATCAGAACCATAAACTGGTATTTCCCGAGGTCACACTCGTGCTCGCCGACGGCGAAGAATATCCAAAAAAAGGAGTGGTGGATGCTGTCAACGGGCAGATCAACCGTACCACAGGCGCTATTTCCTTAAGGGCGACCTTCCCCAACCAGGACAACATCCTGCGTTCGGGCAGTAGTGGGACCTTAAAAATTGCAGAGGTAAAAAAAGATGTGCTGCAGGTACCGCAGATCGCGATCAACGAACTGCAGGATAAAACCTATGTCTATGTACTGGACCAGAACAATAAAGCGCAGCGCCGCAACGTGCAGCTATCTGGCAAGAGCAAGGGCAATTACATCGTATACGCGGGTCTGGAAGAGAACGACCGTGTCATTACCAGCGGATTTGATAAACTGACCGATGGCTCGCCTGTAACACCTATATCTCAAAACTAA
- a CDS encoding efflux RND transporter permease subunit — protein MLKTFINRPVLATVISIILVILGLVGLKLLPVSRFPEIAPPSVLVSLSYPGANAETVAKSVLLPIEEAINGVEDMTYIKSSASNSGSGSVSVYFKTGTNPDIASVNVQTRISKAISSIPAEVNEAGITVMPRQTGVIMTINLYSDHPDSAYDETFLQAYAQINLMRPLLRVDGVAQVSRLGARDYAMRLWLNPEKLALYNLVPQDVMNAIKDQNFEIAPGKFGETSDEAFETVIRHKGRFTTPEEFQSIVIKTNNDGSVLYLKDIARVEFGATNLSSDNKVNGHPGLTLNLTQTSGSNAHDIDVAVRKVLQEQAKSFPKGLHYEVTYSVRDQIDESISQVEHTLFEAFILVFVIVFIFLQDFRSTLIPAIAIPVSLVGTFFFLQLFGFSLNVLTMFALVLAIGIVVDDAIVVVEAIHEKMHSTGLKPKAATLSTMSEITGAILSITMVMAAVFLPVGFMEGPAGIFYRQFAYTLATAILISALNALTLSPALCALLLKAPKHGGEDPHKSKAGQFKDRFFKAFNTSFDRLTARYVSVVQLLINHKRIAWAGLVLITAIGVILMINTPKSFIPTEDDGFITYNIALPPGASLSRTTEVLHRADSILKKRQDIEGMTTVSGFNALDGSSSPAFAAGYITLKPHAKRKHIKNINAFMDTVRNDLSQINEATFTVFPRPTVQGFGDFAGIEMVLQDRMGGDVRDFNIIADTFISQLNNLPEIRSAYTSFKSNFPQYEVNIDAVKAKSLGVEIKDLMSTIRAYFARVQASDFNRFGRQYRVYVQSDFDFRKDPESFNSIFVRNNKGEMVPINTILTLEKTVGPETITRYNLYNAISVNVTPAEGFSTDDAMQAIQKLADDKLPGNYGFEWTGMSYEESQSGSQTILIFILSILFVYFLLSAQYESYVLPWAVLLSIPVGLIGVFSVINLVGLQNNIYVQVGLIMLIGLLAKNAILIVEFAVQERNSGKSIVDAAISGAKLRLRPILMTSLAFVAGLVPLMWTVGPSAIGNHSISFSAAGGMLLGVAFGIFIIPVLFVVFKELDEKLHDKLAKEEE, from the coding sequence ATGCTAAAAACATTTATAAACAGGCCAGTTTTAGCCACTGTTATTTCAATTATTCTGGTGATATTGGGCTTGGTGGGATTAAAGCTGCTTCCCGTATCACGTTTTCCCGAAATTGCCCCACCGAGTGTTCTGGTCTCGCTCAGCTACCCCGGAGCAAATGCCGAAACCGTAGCCAAGAGCGTCCTTCTCCCCATCGAAGAAGCCATTAACGGCGTCGAAGATATGACCTACATCAAATCTTCGGCCTCCAATTCAGGTTCGGGTAGTGTGTCGGTCTATTTTAAGACAGGGACAAATCCTGATATTGCTTCCGTCAATGTGCAGACACGGATATCGAAAGCCATCAGCTCCATTCCTGCCGAAGTGAATGAAGCTGGGATAACGGTGATGCCGCGGCAGACGGGTGTGATTATGACCATAAATCTTTATTCCGACCATCCCGACAGCGCCTATGACGAAACTTTCCTGCAGGCCTATGCGCAGATCAACCTGATGCGGCCTTTGCTGCGTGTCGACGGCGTGGCCCAAGTATCGCGGCTCGGCGCCAGGGATTACGCTATGCGCCTATGGCTCAACCCCGAAAAGCTTGCGCTGTATAACCTCGTCCCACAGGATGTGATGAATGCAATCAAGGATCAGAACTTTGAAATTGCACCCGGCAAATTTGGCGAGACTTCAGACGAAGCCTTCGAAACCGTCATCCGTCATAAAGGGCGTTTTACCACGCCCGAAGAATTTCAGAGTATAGTGATCAAAACCAATAACGACGGCTCTGTACTTTACCTCAAAGATATAGCCCGTGTCGAATTCGGTGCCACCAACCTGAGCAGTGACAATAAGGTCAATGGCCATCCCGGTCTCACGCTCAATCTGACACAAACCAGTGGTTCCAATGCCCATGACATCGATGTTGCTGTCCGCAAGGTATTGCAGGAGCAGGCCAAGTCTTTCCCCAAAGGACTGCATTACGAGGTGACCTATTCGGTACGGGATCAAATTGATGAATCAATCAGCCAGGTTGAACACACGCTCTTCGAAGCGTTTATCCTGGTCTTCGTGATCGTGTTTATCTTCCTCCAAGATTTTCGGTCGACCCTGATTCCAGCAATTGCCATCCCGGTTTCTTTGGTGGGAACCTTCTTTTTCTTGCAGCTTTTCGGCTTTTCACTCAATGTATTGACCATGTTTGCCCTCGTGCTGGCGATTGGTATCGTCGTCGATGATGCCATTGTCGTGGTCGAAGCCATCCATGAGAAGATGCACAGTACAGGCTTAAAACCCAAAGCTGCAACCCTGTCGACCATGTCAGAAATTACGGGTGCCATTCTTTCCATCACAATGGTCATGGCTGCCGTCTTTCTGCCTGTCGGATTTATGGAAGGACCGGCAGGGATATTCTACCGGCAGTTTGCCTATACCCTGGCCACGGCAATTTTAATTTCGGCACTCAATGCACTGACCCTGAGTCCGGCCCTTTGCGCCTTATTGCTCAAAGCGCCAAAACATGGTGGAGAAGACCCGCACAAGTCCAAAGCAGGACAATTCAAGGATCGCTTCTTTAAAGCGTTTAATACGTCCTTCGACCGGCTGACAGCGCGTTATGTATCGGTTGTGCAGCTACTGATCAACCATAAGCGTATTGCTTGGGCAGGGCTCGTTTTGATCACCGCCATTGGTGTGATCTTGATGATCAATACCCCAAAAAGCTTTATCCCGACCGAAGATGATGGGTTTATTACCTACAATATTGCCTTACCTCCCGGAGCATCGCTCAGCCGGACAACCGAAGTGCTGCACCGGGCAGACAGCATATTGAAGAAAAGGCAGGATATTGAAGGCATGACCACCGTATCGGGTTTCAATGCATTGGATGGCAGCTCGAGTCCTGCTTTCGCCGCAGGTTATATTACACTTAAGCCCCACGCCAAGCGTAAGCATATCAAAAATATCAACGCTTTTATGGACACGGTGCGAAATGACTTGTCACAGATCAATGAAGCGACGTTCACGGTATTCCCCAGACCCACCGTCCAGGGTTTTGGCGATTTCGCCGGAATAGAAATGGTCCTGCAGGACCGTATGGGAGGCGATGTCAGAGATTTCAACATCATCGCTGACACCTTCATCAGTCAGCTCAACAATCTACCCGAGATCCGTAGCGCCTATACCAGCTTTAAATCCAATTTCCCACAGTATGAGGTCAATATCGATGCTGTTAAGGCTAAATCCTTAGGCGTCGAGATCAAAGATCTCATGTCAACCATACGCGCTTATTTCGCGCGGGTACAGGCTAGTGACTTCAATAGATTCGGCCGGCAATACCGCGTCTATGTACAATCTGACTTTGACTTCCGTAAGGATCCCGAATCTTTTAACTCGATATTCGTGCGCAACAATAAAGGTGAAATGGTACCGATCAATACGATCCTGACATTGGAGAAAACAGTCGGACCGGAAACAATAACTCGCTACAACCTGTACAACGCGATTTCGGTCAATGTGACACCTGCCGAGGGATTCAGCACAGATGACGCCATGCAGGCCATCCAGAAACTGGCCGACGATAAGCTGCCCGGCAATTATGGCTTTGAGTGGACAGGGATGAGTTATGAGGAAAGCCAGTCGGGGTCGCAGACCATTCTGATCTTTATACTAAGTATCTTGTTTGTATATTTTCTACTCTCAGCACAATACGAAAGCTATGTGCTGCCCTGGGCCGTCCTGTTGTCCATTCCCGTTGGTCTGATCGGCGTCTTTTCGGTCATCAATCTGGTAGGCCTTCAAAACAATATCTACGTACAGGTGGGGCTAATTATGCTGATCGGCCTGCTGGCCAAAAATGCGATCCTGATTGTGGAGTTCGCTGTACAGGAGCGCAATAGCGGCAAAAGCATTGTAGATGCTGCCATCAGCGGGGCCAAACTCAGGCTTCGCCCGATCCTGATGACAAGCCTTGCCTTTGTCGCAGGACTCGTGCCATTGATGTGGACCGTCGGCCCCTCCGCCATTGGCAATCATTCCATCAGCTTCAGCGCCGCAGGAGGCATGCTGTTGGGCGTCGCCTTTGGTATTTTTATCATTCCGGTTCTCTTCGTAGTCTTTAAAGAACTGGACGAAAAATTACACGATAAGCTAGCTAAAGAAGAAGAATAA
- a CDS encoding efflux transporter outer membrane subunit produces MQNIKKYISGLCVAAGLLLSTNACKVGKDYVQPKIKLPESFRGDTLDYFGDTSSMGLIHWQSFFHDPTLKLLIDSALANNFEMKTALLNLQISHRVLAQNKANYLPGVSANIANASRTWRSKDFGSGPLTKYYDRKGEKAPENMFVYQSQFSSDISFSWEIDIWKKIGSKQEQLLAEYLDTQEAKNAIQTNIITSVAKGYFNLLMLDAKIEVAKRNVQLNDSTLRMIKLQYNAGEITALAIQQTESQRLLAASLVPELEKQIVIQENALQTLTGKLPDSIRRGTSYEHLFAESKDISLGSPIEIIRNRPDIRSSELQLMAANANANIQQAMRYPALNIGGVLGVNAMLPKNWFNIPGALLGGISAGLTAPIFKNKTLKTQYEVARLERDKAEIQLQQKVVEAVAEVSNAVVTVDKQREQLELAKKRVENAHLAVKNASLLFKSGYATYLEVITAQSNALDSDLDLVELRQQHLDAFVDLYRSLGGGWR; encoded by the coding sequence ATGCAGAATATAAAAAAATACATTTCCGGATTATGTGTAGCAGCGGGTCTGTTACTGTCGACAAATGCCTGTAAGGTCGGAAAAGATTATGTTCAGCCCAAGATAAAGCTTCCGGAGTCTTTCCGGGGCGACACGCTGGACTATTTTGGCGATACGTCCAGCATGGGTCTGATCCACTGGCAATCCTTTTTCCATGATCCGACACTCAAACTATTGATTGACTCCGCCCTCGCCAACAATTTTGAAATGAAGACCGCTTTGCTCAATCTCCAGATTTCCCATCGCGTACTGGCACAGAATAAGGCAAATTACCTGCCGGGCGTCAGTGCCAACATCGCCAATGCCAGCCGCACATGGCGGTCAAAAGATTTTGGCAGCGGCCCATTGACGAAATATTACGATCGGAAAGGCGAAAAAGCGCCCGAAAATATGTTTGTCTACCAGTCGCAGTTCTCTTCTGACATCAGTTTTAGCTGGGAAATTGATATCTGGAAGAAAATTGGCAGCAAGCAGGAACAGCTTCTGGCCGAATATCTCGATACCCAAGAAGCGAAAAATGCGATCCAGACCAATATCATCACCTCGGTAGCAAAAGGGTACTTCAACCTATTGATGCTAGATGCCAAAATAGAAGTCGCCAAACGCAACGTACAATTGAACGACAGCACCCTGCGCATGATCAAGCTGCAGTACAACGCCGGTGAAATTACCGCCTTGGCTATACAGCAAACCGAGTCGCAACGGCTGCTGGCCGCCTCTCTTGTACCCGAACTGGAGAAGCAGATTGTCATCCAGGAAAACGCCCTGCAGACACTGACAGGCAAACTTCCCGACAGTATCCGGCGCGGTACATCTTACGAGCACCTGTTTGCGGAGAGCAAGGATATCTCCCTGGGCTCACCGATCGAGATCATACGCAACCGGCCCGATATACGCTCGTCCGAATTGCAGCTTATGGCAGCCAATGCCAATGCCAACATTCAGCAAGCCATGCGGTATCCTGCCCTTAATATCGGTGGCGTTCTGGGCGTCAATGCAATGCTGCCCAAAAATTGGTTTAACATCCCCGGTGCACTGTTGGGTGGGATCAGCGCTGGACTGACGGCGCCGATCTTCAAAAACAAAACCTTGAAGACACAGTATGAAGTGGCGAGGCTCGAGCGGGATAAAGCCGAAATCCAGCTGCAGCAGAAAGTGGTTGAAGCGGTGGCTGAAGTATCTAACGCTGTGGTCACGGTGGATAAACAAAGGGAGCAACTCGAACTGGCAAAAAAACGGGTCGAAAATGCACACCTCGCAGTAAAAAATGCAAGCTTGCTATTCAAAAGTGGTTATGCCACTTATCTGGAAGTCATCACCGCACAGAGCAATGCCCTGGATAGCGATCTGGATCTGGTTGAACTCCGCCAACAGCATCTTGACGCTTTCGTCGACCTGTACCGTTCTTTGGGTGGGGGTTGGAGATAA
- a CDS encoding DUF6965 family protein produces MTPEELKQYFESIDLPQTLEIQQDMQIIDVQRFISTSFIHVGLWKKDLNKCPSWIRLLKFKAALENKEKA; encoded by the coding sequence ATGACGCCAGAAGAATTAAAACAGTACTTTGAATCCATTGATTTACCACAAACATTGGAAATTCAGCAGGATATGCAGATAATCGATGTGCAGCGATTTATCAGCACCAGTTTTATCCACGTTGGATTATGGAAAAAAGACCTGAACAAATGTCCTTCCTGGATCAGGCTCCTGAAATTCAAAGCAGCATTGGAAAATAAAGAAAAAGCCTAA
- a CDS encoding response regulator: MNTQIKCKIVYADDAMIHHVMMRAMAQSHSLELVYCAANGMELIDYLSEQEQDLPGVCILDLHMPKLNGIETAKIVRERFPSVRIFGLTSSSDESERVQMLQAGAEQIFSKEEMAELMQKLASQV, translated from the coding sequence ATGAATACCCAAATTAAATGTAAGATTGTCTACGCAGACGATGCGATGATTCATCACGTGATGATGAGGGCGATGGCTCAATCTCATTCATTGGAATTAGTTTATTGCGCTGCCAACGGTATGGAACTGATCGACTATCTGTCGGAGCAGGAGCAGGATCTTCCGGGGGTTTGCATATTGGATCTGCATATGCCCAAACTAAATGGTATTGAGACCGCAAAGATCGTTCGTGAGAGGTTTCCTTCCGTTCGTATATTTGGGCTGACCTCGAGCAGCGATGAAAGTGAAAGAGTTCAGATGCTGCAAGCAGGAGCGGAGCAGATTTTTTCCAAGGAAGAAATGGCGGAGTTAATGCAAAAACTCGCGTCCCAAGTATAA
- a CDS encoding YwbE family protein: MDGRNRADVKPGMLVNIILKKDQRTGRLTEGIVKDLLTSAPYHSRGIKVRLTDGQIGRVAEIMEDDF, from the coding sequence ATGGATGGAAGAAATAGAGCGGATGTAAAGCCCGGGATGCTTGTGAATATTATCCTGAAGAAAGATCAGCGGACGGGACGCCTCACGGAAGGTATTGTAAAGGACTTGCTGACATCAGCGCCATACCACTCTCGGGGAATAAAAGTACGCCTGACGGATGGACAGATAGGACGTGTGGCTGAAATCATGGAAGATGATTTCTAA
- the rseP gene encoding RIP metalloprotease RseP: MGVLIMIGQVILGLSILIVLHELGHFLAARAFGIKVEKFYLFFDAWGVKLFKFNYKGCEYGIGWLPLGGYVKIAGMIDESMDTEQLKGEPQPWEFRSKPAWQRLIVMLGGIIVNIIVGILVFWMLTFKMGNTDIKMDQLVNGIVPGTIGESIGLKAGDKVLAIDGHRVENYSELISSKVLMGGVTLTIERNGATQEIKVPADLLNTLSDKKGEKFIEPRVKTTHVVQVAPGSVASKMGFAEGDSIVAVNDVQVPFFDQFRAVIKANINKAVAIKVIRAGAEVSLTGNVPADAMLGIGISHDYSIKPFTTNYSLMEAFPIGAKKAFTVITDNAKGFGKIFKGEVRADKALSGPIGIATLFGTEVDWIRFWSLVGMLSMALAFMNLLPIPALDGGHVLFLLIEMIQGKPLSEKFLEKAQMVGFFILLALMVFIFGNDIFKLFK; this comes from the coding sequence ATGGGTGTTTTAATTATGATCGGGCAGGTCATTTTAGGTCTGTCAATTTTAATTGTTCTACATGAGTTAGGGCATTTTTTAGCAGCGCGCGCATTTGGAATTAAAGTGGAAAAATTCTATTTGTTCTTTGATGCCTGGGGAGTGAAGTTGTTTAAATTCAATTATAAAGGTTGTGAATATGGTATAGGTTGGCTACCTCTTGGCGGATATGTGAAGATCGCGGGTATGATCGATGAATCGATGGATACCGAACAGCTGAAAGGCGAACCCCAGCCTTGGGAATTCCGCTCGAAGCCAGCCTGGCAGCGTCTGATCGTCATGCTTGGCGGTATCATTGTCAATATTATCGTCGGTATCCTGGTGTTCTGGATGCTGACCTTTAAAATGGGCAATACGGATATCAAGATGGACCAGCTGGTCAATGGTATCGTTCCGGGCACAATCGGTGAATCCATCGGTCTCAAAGCAGGGGATAAGGTCCTTGCCATTGACGGACATCGCGTGGAGAATTATTCGGAGCTGATCAGTTCCAAAGTACTGATGGGTGGTGTTACGCTTACCATAGAACGTAACGGTGCGACACAGGAAATCAAGGTGCCTGCAGACCTGCTGAATACTCTTTCGGATAAAAAAGGAGAAAAATTTATCGAACCGCGGGTCAAGACAACTCACGTTGTTCAGGTCGCACCGGGGTCGGTAGCAAGCAAGATGGGGTTTGCAGAAGGGGATAGCATAGTTGCTGTTAACGATGTACAGGTACCGTTCTTTGACCAGTTTAGAGCAGTGATCAAAGCGAATATCAACAAGGCGGTTGCAATTAAAGTGATCCGTGCCGGTGCGGAAGTATCCTTAACGGGAAATGTGCCTGCTGATGCCATGTTGGGCATAGGAATCAGTCACGATTATTCCATCAAGCCTTTTACAACAAACTATAGTTTGATGGAGGCTTTTCCCATAGGTGCCAAAAAAGCTTTTACCGTTATCACCGATAATGCTAAAGGATTTGGCAAGATATTCAAAGGCGAGGTGCGTGCCGACAAAGCCTTATCGGGCCCGATCGGTATAGCGACATTATTTGGTACCGAAGTGGATTGGATCCGGTTCTGGTCATTGGTCGGTATGCTTTCCATGGCTTTGGCATTTATGAACTTGCTGCCGATTCCGGCGCTGGACGGCGGCCATGTTCTGTTTTTGCTGATCGAAATGATACAAGGAAAACCATTGAGCGAGAAATTCCTTGAGAAAGCACAGATGGTCGGTTTCTTTATCTTGCTGGCACTGATGGTGTTCATATTTGGTAATGATATTTTTAAGTTATTTAAATAA
- a CDS encoding 1-deoxy-D-xylulose-5-phosphate reductoisomerase gives MSKKGIAILGATGSVGTQALDVIRAFPDVFEAVVLTCGSNGDLLIKQALEFKPKSVVVTDPGQYNKVREALQYQDISVLLGEEGLIEAVQYPEISIVLNAIVGSAGLRPTVTAIKGGKDIALANKETLVVAGELIMALVRAYGVNMLPVDSEHSAIFQCLVGESDNPIEKIYVTASGGPFRGKKREELLVVTKAQALKHPNWSMGAKITIDSASLMNKGLEVIEAKWLFDLNIDQVDVVVHPESIVHSLVQFRDGSMKAQMGLPDMKLPIQYALTYPARFENNFQRFNFMDYPALHFEQADMDTFRNLALAYDSLRAGGNKSCILNAANEVVVEAFLKEKIGFLQMSDIIEETLSKVDFIASPTLEDYLETDRLTRLLTKEIIKD, from the coding sequence TTGAGTAAAAAAGGAATTGCCATTTTAGGGGCAACGGGCAGTGTAGGCACACAGGCCTTGGATGTAATTAGAGCCTTTCCAGACGTGTTTGAGGCGGTCGTTCTGACCTGTGGCAGCAATGGCGATCTGCTGATCAAACAAGCATTAGAGTTTAAACCCAAGTCGGTGGTTGTAACCGATCCGGGTCAATATAACAAGGTCAGAGAGGCCTTACAATATCAGGACATCTCGGTCCTGCTGGGTGAAGAGGGATTGATCGAAGCGGTACAATATCCGGAGATCAGCATCGTTTTGAATGCAATAGTCGGTTCGGCAGGCTTGAGACCTACGGTGACTGCGATAAAGGGAGGTAAAGATATCGCCCTGGCCAACAAGGAAACGCTGGTCGTAGCCGGTGAGTTGATCATGGCACTGGTCAGAGCATATGGAGTGAATATGCTTCCGGTTGATTCGGAGCACTCGGCAATCTTTCAGTGCCTGGTCGGTGAAAGCGATAACCCGATTGAAAAAATTTATGTAACGGCCTCAGGTGGTCCTTTTCGGGGAAAGAAGCGCGAGGAGCTGCTTGTGGTGACTAAAGCCCAGGCGCTCAAGCATCCCAATTGGTCAATGGGAGCTAAGATTACCATCGATTCGGCTTCTTTGATGAACAAGGGCTTAGAGGTGATCGAAGCGAAATGGCTCTTTGACCTCAATATAGACCAGGTGGATGTAGTCGTACATCCAGAGTCCATCGTCCATTCCTTGGTTCAATTTAGGGATGGATCGATGAAAGCACAGATGGGACTCCCGGATATGAAGCTTCCTATTCAATATGCCCTGACCTATCCGGCCAGATTTGAAAATAATTTCCAACGTTTTAATTTTATGGATTATCCGGCATTACATTTTGAACAGGCGGATATGGATACTTTTCGCAATCTCGCGCTGGCCTACGACAGCTTACGTGCAGGCGGAAATAAATCCTGTATTTTGAACGCTGCCAATGAGGTAGTGGTAGAAGCATTCCTGAAAGAGAAAATCGGATTTCTTCAGATGAGCGACATCATCGAGGAGACATTGAGCAAAGTGGATTTTATAGCCAGTCCAACGCTGGAAGATTATCTGGAAACAGACCGGCTGACACGTTTACTAACAAAAGAAATAATCAAAGACTAA